From Paenibacillus sp. PvR098:
AGCTTCCGAAATGAAATTACGCCGGGCAATTTTACATTCCGGACCCGTGAATTCGAACAGATGGAGCTCGAGTTTTTCTGCAAGCCGGGAGAGGATTTGCAGTGGTTTGAGTACTGGCGCGCCTTCTGCCGTGATTGGCTGCTCGCTCTCGGTATGACGGAAGGCAGCATTCGCCTGCGAGATCACTCGGAGGATGAGCTGTCACATTACAGTAACGGCACAACAGACATCGAATATAAATTCCCGTTCGGATGGGGCGAGCTTTGGGGTATCGCAGATCGTACGGATTATGATTTGAAACAGCATATGACGCATTCCGGTGAGGATTTCCATTATATCGATCAAGAAACGAACGAACGATACGTTCCTTACTGTATCGAGCCTTCGCTGGGCGCTGACCGTGTGACGCTGGCCTTTCTGATCGACGCTTACGAGGAGCAGAAGCTGGAAGGAGAAGACAGCCGTACAGTGTTGCACCTGCATCCCGCGCTGGCTCCTTACAAAGCGGCAATTTTCCCACTCTCCAAGAAGCTCTCGGAAGGCGCGAATAAAGTGTTCGCCGATTTGGCCAAGCACTTTCTGGTTGACTATGATGAAGCCGGTTCGATTGGCAAGCGGTACCGCCGCCACGACGAAATTGGTACTCCGTTCTGTATCACGTATGACTTTGAATCTGAGCAGGATGGACAGGTGACGGTTCGTGACCGCGATACCATGGAGCAAACGCGGATGCCGATCAGCGAATTGAAAGCATTCCTCGAATCGAAAATCGAATTTTAATAGTAAAGCCCGCATGGACCGGTTTGAAGGTCAGCGGGCTTTTTCATTTGCAGAATGGATAATCATAGGATCATTTCTTTCGGCACATTTATTTAGGCAAATACATCATGGCGAGCTCTTTGATATGTCTATTTTTTAGTGTAATTTCGTTTCGGCGAGGCATGGGTTCCCATGTTTCTACATGGTCCAGCCACGTGGAGGGAAGTTTTTCACTGCTGTAGGGCTGCCATTGATTAAGCCATGAGGGCGGCAGAGCCAATCTTGGCTCC
This genomic window contains:
- a CDS encoding glycine--tRNA ligase, whose amino-acid sequence is MSSVTMDQIVALAKHRGYIFPGSEIYGGLANTWDYGPLGVELKNNIKRAWWKKFIQESPYNVGLDAAILMNPQAWVASGHVGNFNDPMVDCKKCKVRHRADKLIENALSAKGIEMIVDGLSFADMEKLIAEHQIVCPDCGAMDYTEIRQFNLMFKTFQGVTESSANVVYMRPETAQGIFVNFKNVQRTMRKKLPFGIGQIGKSFRNEITPGNFTFRTREFEQMELEFFCKPGEDLQWFEYWRAFCRDWLLALGMTEGSIRLRDHSEDELSHYSNGTTDIEYKFPFGWGELWGIADRTDYDLKQHMTHSGEDFHYIDQETNERYVPYCIEPSLGADRVTLAFLIDAYEEQKLEGEDSRTVLHLHPALAPYKAAIFPLSKKLSEGANKVFADLAKHFLVDYDEAGSIGKRYRRHDEIGTPFCITYDFESEQDGQVTVRDRDTMEQTRMPISELKAFLESKIEF